One window of the Deltaproteobacteria bacterium genome contains the following:
- the trmD gene encoding tRNA (guanosine(37)-N1)-methyltransferase TrmD, which yields MRFAVVTIMPEIVTSAFQDGLVGQAFKKGLIQIETLNPRKFSEGAHNSVDDRVFGGSDGMLMQAEPLAKVVEELRSKFKKVKVVNLSPRGRVFSDQAAKEFAEEFSSDPNAVLVLIASRYAGVDQRFIDLYCDDEFSIGDYVLSGGELPACVLIDAIARKVPGVLGNAESADADSFTDGLLECAQYTRPREWRGKEIPAVLLCGDPKLIEDWRYLDSLIVTAKRRPELLTISLLKRVREIQGAARKGLGTIGHPAVRKAAFEDLSRLAEHVLTIWPK from the coding sequence ATGCGTTTTGCCGTCGTCACAATCATGCCGGAAATAGTGACGTCGGCGTTTCAAGACGGTCTTGTGGGGCAAGCATTCAAGAAAGGCCTCATTCAGATAGAAACTTTAAATCCAAGAAAGTTTTCTGAAGGCGCGCACAACTCGGTGGACGACCGAGTTTTTGGCGGCAGCGACGGCATGTTAATGCAAGCCGAACCTCTTGCAAAAGTTGTCGAAGAGTTAAGATCGAAATTTAAAAAAGTAAAAGTGGTAAACCTTTCGCCGCGAGGACGCGTATTTAGTGATCAGGCGGCCAAAGAATTTGCCGAAGAGTTTAGTTCTGACCCGAACGCGGTTTTGGTTCTTATTGCTTCTCGCTATGCGGGGGTGGACCAACGGTTCATTGATCTGTATTGCGACGACGAATTTTCCATCGGCGATTATGTTTTAAGCGGCGGTGAGCTTCCAGCCTGCGTTTTGATAGATGCAATCGCGAGGAAAGTCCCTGGCGTTCTTGGCAATGCCGAATCGGCTGACGCTGATAGCTTTACAGACGGCTTGCTTGAGTGTGCTCAGTACACAAGGCCAAGAGAGTGGCGCGGAAAAGAGATACCGGCAGTTTTATTATGCGGCGATCCGAAGCTCATTGAAGATTGGCGATACCTTGACTCGTTGATTGTCACGGCGAAAAGGAGACCGGAGCTTTTGACTATCTCACTTTTGAAGCGTGTTCGAGAAATTCAAGGCGCGGCAAGAAAAGGCCTAGGGACAATTGGTCATCCCGCTGTTAGAAAAGCTGCGTTCGAGGATCTATCGCGGCTGGCAGAGCACGTTCTTACTATTTGGCCAAAGTAA
- the rplS gene encoding 50S ribosomal protein L19: MAKAAKKTASKSAGKSPKAAAPKAKAPKKAKAAKGPQGETDLVRRVALKKVANNAKIQDFGAGDTVGVYVKVREGDKERVQLYKGVCIKVQGEGVTRTFTVRKISAGVGVERTFPFRSPSVDRVEVIAKGKVRRSKLYFLRELKGKAARLTSEMVGLVDTSIPAESAETATTEA, translated from the coding sequence ATGGCTAAAGCCGCAAAGAAAACAGCATCTAAATCTGCAGGAAAATCACCTAAAGCTGCGGCGCCAAAAGCTAAAGCTCCAAAAAAAGCCAAAGCTGCGAAAGGGCCACAAGGCGAGACAGATCTCGTTCGTCGCGTCGCTCTGAAGAAAGTTGCGAACAACGCGAAAATTCAAGACTTTGGCGCGGGCGACACTGTTGGCGTTTATGTAAAAGTTCGTGAAGGCGATAAAGAGCGCGTTCAGCTTTACAAAGGTGTTTGCATTAAAGTTCAAGGCGAAGGCGTAACACGAACATTCACAGTTCGAAAAATTTCGGCTGGCGTTGGTGTTGAACGTACTTTCCCGTTCCGCAGCCCTTCTGTTGATCGAGTTGAAGTGATCGCAAAAGGTAAGGTTCGTCGTTCGAAGCTCTACTTCCTTCGTGAACTCAAAGGAAAAGCTGCTCGTTTGACTTCTGAAATGGTTGGTTTGGTCGATACGTCGATCCCGGCAGAATCTGCAGAAACAGCGACGACAGAAGCATAG
- a CDS encoding peptide chain release factor 3: protein MLESQSPSQSSASGGNTSGSSPETTTEIQRRRTFAIISHPDAGKTTLTEKLLYNGGVIHEAGEVKGKQGTKAATSDWMALEQQRGISITSSVMQFEYKGLRVNLLDTPGHKDFSEDTYRTLVAADSAVMLIDVAKGVEERTKKLYEVCRYRNVPIFTFINKCDREGKAPLELIDEIETTLKMACWPVTWPVGLGGLFFGLYHRTRKVIYPYQGRDGDLDMTPIPVSSLDQPGLAEKIRPEVLQALKEEIELIDGTLGEFDHQAFLDGKLSPATFGSAKQDFGVDLFLDLFKEWAPPPGPRKTKTDIVVNPLDSAFTGFVFKMQANMDRRHRDRVAFIRICSGKFQRGMKVHHMRLDREVRLAFSSQFVAQDRETVDEAFAGDIVGVNDTGNFQIGDTITTGKKLLFEDIPKFPPELFGRLQVSDAMKRTKLQKGVQQLSEEGAIQLFIDPIVGPQDPIIGVVGELQFEVLLYRLEDEYGLDVKLARTPYTVARWPRDKDGKPVKRLNGNLQMFEDASGNPVILLAQEWDLNWAKKENPDIEFATSILQVREGTPGYSL, encoded by the coding sequence ATGCTTGAGTCACAAAGTCCCAGTCAATCTTCTGCTTCTGGTGGAAACACCAGCGGCTCCAGTCCAGAAACGACCACAGAAATTCAGCGTCGTCGGACATTTGCGATTATTTCTCACCCTGACGCTGGTAAAACAACGCTGACAGAGAAGCTGCTTTACAACGGCGGCGTCATTCATGAAGCAGGCGAGGTAAAGGGCAAGCAGGGTACAAAGGCCGCAACATCAGATTGGATGGCGCTCGAGCAACAACGTGGAATTTCGATCACTTCGTCTGTGATGCAGTTTGAATACAAAGGCCTTCGGGTTAATCTTCTGGATACGCCGGGCCACAAAGATTTTTCGGAAGACACCTATCGCACCTTGGTGGCCGCAGATTCTGCGGTGATGCTGATCGACGTTGCAAAGGGTGTGGAAGAGCGAACGAAAAAACTCTACGAAGTGTGCCGTTATCGCAATGTTCCCATTTTCACCTTTATCAACAAGTGCGATCGCGAAGGTAAAGCACCTTTAGAATTGATTGATGAAATCGAAACGACGCTGAAGATGGCCTGCTGGCCAGTGACCTGGCCTGTAGGTTTAGGCGGTTTATTTTTTGGTCTCTATCACCGGACTCGAAAAGTTATTTATCCCTACCAGGGGCGAGACGGGGATTTGGACATGACTCCGATTCCGGTCTCCTCATTGGATCAGCCCGGTCTTGCTGAAAAAATTCGGCCGGAAGTTTTGCAGGCACTAAAAGAAGAAATTGAACTTATCGATGGAACGCTGGGAGAGTTTGATCACCAGGCATTTTTAGACGGCAAACTTAGTCCTGCAACTTTTGGTTCGGCGAAACAAGACTTTGGCGTCGATCTCTTTCTCGACCTTTTCAAGGAATGGGCGCCGCCACCAGGCCCACGAAAAACAAAAACTGACATTGTTGTGAATCCGCTCGATTCAGCGTTCACTGGCTTCGTGTTTAAGATGCAAGCCAACATGGATCGAAGGCACCGCGACCGTGTTGCGTTCATTCGAATCTGCAGCGGTAAATTTCAACGGGGCATGAAGGTTCATCACATGCGCCTCGACCGAGAGGTTCGCTTGGCGTTTTCAAGTCAGTTCGTTGCACAAGATCGCGAAACAGTAGATGAAGCATTTGCAGGTGATATTGTAGGCGTCAACGATACCGGTAACTTCCAGATTGGCGACACGATCACGACAGGGAAAAAACTTTTGTTCGAAGACATTCCAAAATTCCCACCGGAACTTTTTGGTCGCTTACAAGTAAGCGATGCAATGAAACGGACCAAGCTTCAGAAGGGTGTCCAACAGCTTTCAGAAGAAGGTGCTATTCAGTTGTTCATTGACCCCATCGTCGGCCCGCAAGACCCCATCATTGGCGTTGTCGGAGAGTTGCAGTTTGAGGTTCTTTTGTATCGACTCGAAGATGAATATGGACTTGATGTCAAACTTGCGCGAACGCCATATACGGTCGCCCGGTGGCCCCGCGACAAAGACGGAAAGCCAGTGAAACGTCTAAACGGAAATCTACAAATGTTTGAGGATGCATCAGGAAATCCGGTTATTTTGTTAGCGCAAGAATGGGATTTAAATTGGGCGAAGAAAGAAAATCCCGATATTGAATTCGCAACCAGTATTCTGCAGGTTCGTGAAGGAACGCCGGGGTATTCGCTCTAG
- the rpsP gene encoding 30S ribosomal protein S16 — translation MVVIRLARGGSKKRPKYRITVADSRQWLNGKFIEVIGNFNPSPRGQEQKLVLDLEKANAWIKVGAQPTERVRSLIRMAQTKA, via the coding sequence GTGGTAGTAATTCGTTTGGCCCGTGGTGGCTCAAAAAAGCGTCCAAAGTATAGAATCACAGTTGCTGACTCACGTCAGTGGTTGAATGGTAAGTTCATCGAAGTTATCGGCAACTTCAATCCAAGTCCGCGTGGTCAAGAGCAGAAGCTCGTGCTTGATCTCGAAAAGGCCAATGCCTGGATTAAAGTCGGCGCGCAGCCAACAGAACGAGTGCGTTCACTCATTCGTATGGCGCAAACTAAAGCCTAA
- a CDS encoding KH domain-containing protein — translation MAADPSNLKDLIEFMSKALVDFPDDVKVVEEVHEQTTMYKLYVNKQDLGKVIGKLGRTARSLRTILMAASTKLDRRSVLDIVE, via the coding sequence ATGGCGGCTGATCCGTCGAACTTAAAGGACTTGATCGAGTTCATGTCAAAGGCGCTAGTGGATTTTCCGGACGACGTAAAAGTCGTTGAAGAGGTTCATGAGCAAACAACGATGTACAAACTGTACGTCAACAAACAGGATCTCGGTAAGGTCATCGGGAAGTTGGGCCGCACGGCCCGTTCGCTCCGAACGATTTTGATGGCGGCCAGCACGAAGCTTGATCGTCGTTCAGTTCTCGACATCGTTGAGTAA
- a CDS encoding RNA methyltransferase, with protein sequence MKIAVGLVHYPIRDRHKKIVATNVTNLDVHDIARASRVFGISRYYVIHPMQDQRSFVHRMLDHWRVGDGAQYNPMRKTALTMVDTAESLDAAIEDWNQKEGLTGRPLIVSTHARALEGVPQVSFRELRAKIEAGGPEDRLFLIFGTGFGLTEEFMRGCDMLLEPVKGAPPDDYRHLSVRSAVSIILDRLRGAW encoded by the coding sequence TTGAAAATAGCTGTGGGTTTAGTTCACTATCCGATTCGCGATCGACATAAGAAAATCGTCGCAACGAACGTCACCAATTTAGATGTTCACGACATCGCTCGTGCCTCGCGGGTTTTTGGAATTTCTAGGTATTACGTCATTCATCCGATGCAAGATCAACGGTCCTTCGTCCATCGCATGCTCGATCACTGGCGTGTAGGCGACGGGGCTCAGTACAATCCCATGCGCAAGACCGCGCTCACGATGGTCGACACGGCCGAGAGCTTGGATGCCGCAATTGAGGACTGGAACCAAAAGGAAGGTCTGACTGGGAGGCCCTTGATCGTATCGACCCATGCCCGTGCTCTTGAAGGGGTGCCTCAGGTAAGTTTTCGGGAACTCCGCGCCAAAATTGAAGCTGGTGGACCTGAAGACCGCCTATTTTTGATCTTTGGGACGGGATTTGGCCTGACCGAGGAATTTATGCGTGGTTGTGACATGCTTTTAGAGCCTGTAAAGGGTGCTCCGCCTGATGACTATCGGCATCTTTCGGTTCGCTCGGCTGTTAGCATCATTCTTGACCGTTTGCGCGGGGCATGGTAA
- a CDS encoding L,D-transpeptidase family protein: MFLRNVIFFSLVCLLSSSAVVSITASADTLSYGPLDFSESDLLKSQESIADAFVYRDQDCRLNTRQIEMTETDMLKLPQDICHGRTKEIVYLASIDSLVGCLSQKVEWANRTMIGSNGLGKRKSGDRKTPVGTYWLGYPRKSLQFGIFIPVGYPNKSDIARGYTGNAIGIHGPIRPFMCLPAKSIENNWTAGCLAFARDTQIIEVSNWVLANWPVKLTVTTD, translated from the coding sequence TTGTTTCTACGCAATGTGATCTTTTTCTCGCTCGTATGCCTTTTGTCGTCTTCCGCAGTCGTCTCGATAACGGCGAGTGCTGATACTCTTTCTTACGGCCCTTTGGATTTTTCTGAATCGGACTTGCTAAAATCCCAAGAAAGCATAGCGGACGCTTTTGTCTATCGCGATCAAGACTGCCGTTTGAACACCCGGCAAATCGAAATGACTGAAACTGACATGCTAAAACTGCCCCAAGATATCTGCCATGGCCGAACGAAAGAGATTGTTTATCTTGCGTCGATCGACAGCTTAGTGGGCTGCCTGAGTCAAAAAGTCGAATGGGCGAATCGCACAATGATTGGCTCAAATGGGCTTGGGAAAAGAAAGTCCGGTGATCGAAAAACGCCCGTGGGCACCTACTGGTTGGGATACCCGCGTAAATCGCTGCAATTTGGAATATTCATTCCGGTTGGCTATCCGAATAAGTCCGATATAGCTCGCGGCTATACAGGAAACGCGATCGGCATCCACGGCCCCATCCGGCCCTTCATGTGTCTTCCTGCAAAAAGTATTGAAAACAATTGGACCGCAGGCTGCCTCGCTTTTGCGCGCGACACGCAGATTATCGAAGTGTCGAACTGGGTCCTCGCCAATTGGCCCGTGAAACTGACGGTTACAACCGACTAG
- the rimM gene encoding 16S rRNA processing protein RimM, which produces MKGSFVETVGDDFRIVGRVKDAHGLKGEIWVVLFAGQADWLPDLKDTGGFFLSKTESLPSEDVKAQLHPYKLKGVRAHKNGLILQTPEIADRTAAEGFKGWFLAIPEEYLSSEEGESFYLSEIDGFEVREEGNGIGTVIGFSSNNAQDLLIVELKKGVRPGVKAGDKIEIPFVEALIEAVDSAEETIEVDLPNGLIEVQLGLDSKEEDIEEDTVDDELDEDDSDEDTFGDLEDETDDETENESGDDADDDVSQTRH; this is translated from the coding sequence TTGAAGGGTAGTTTTGTGGAAACTGTAGGCGATGATTTTCGAATTGTGGGCCGAGTGAAGGATGCCCACGGCCTAAAAGGTGAAATCTGGGTTGTCCTTTTTGCTGGGCAAGCTGACTGGCTACCAGACCTTAAAGACACAGGCGGTTTTTTTCTTTCTAAAACCGAAAGTCTTCCGTCGGAAGATGTGAAGGCTCAGCTTCACCCTTATAAACTGAAAGGTGTCCGCGCGCACAAAAATGGATTAATTCTTCAAACTCCGGAGATTGCCGACCGAACGGCTGCCGAGGGTTTTAAGGGTTGGTTCTTGGCGATACCTGAGGAGTATCTCAGTTCTGAAGAGGGCGAGTCTTTTTACTTGAGCGAAATTGACGGTTTTGAAGTGCGTGAAGAGGGTAACGGAATCGGAACCGTCATCGGATTTTCGTCTAACAACGCCCAAGATTTGCTGATTGTAGAACTAAAAAAAGGCGTTCGCCCAGGCGTTAAAGCTGGGGATAAAATTGAAATTCCATTCGTTGAAGCACTTATTGAGGCGGTTGATAGCGCTGAGGAAACCATAGAAGTCGATCTGCCAAACGGTTTGATTGAAGTTCAATTAGGCTTGGATTCAAAAGAGGAAGATATTGAAGAAGACACCGTAGATGATGAATTGGACGAAGATGATTCGGACGAGGACACGTTCGGTGATCTTGAAGACGAGACCGATGACGAAACGGAAAATGAATCCGGCGATGACGCTGACGACGATGTGTCGCAGACGAGACACTGA
- the ffh gene encoding signal recognition particle protein, translated as MFDSLSDKLLGSLKKLRGQGKISEENVQDAIKEIRMSLLEADVNFKVVKSFIDAVREKALGAEVLQGVSPGQQFVKIVHDELVRVLGGEAVELDLKSSDARPAIVMMVGLQGAGKTTTSAKLALYIRQKYKKKPGLVPADVYRPAAIEQLKTLGGNLGVPVYPSQASQKPEEILEKALVWARENMVEVLILDTAGRSQIDDQLMGELDRLKALANPREILLVADAMLGQQSVAVAEGFHGRLTLSGLVLTKIDGDARGGAALSIRETTGIPVKFLGVGEKSDALEVFHPDRLASRILDMGDVLSLVERAQEVVDEKTAMESAKKIANKQFTVEDFLAQMQMMKKLGGLEGIMGMLPGMGQAMKQLKDQTKPDEEMRRIEAIIRSMTKQERQDHRILNGSRRARIAKGSGTQVSEVNKFIKSFEQSQKAMQQLMKMGMGGAMGSLMGGGKGKGMPPFRGPGGGRFPF; from the coding sequence ATGTTTGATTCATTGAGCGACAAGTTACTGGGAAGCCTTAAAAAGCTCCGCGGCCAAGGCAAAATTTCGGAAGAAAATGTTCAGGACGCGATCAAAGAAATTCGCATGAGTCTGCTCGAAGCGGACGTGAACTTTAAGGTTGTTAAAAGCTTCATCGATGCAGTTCGCGAAAAAGCTCTGGGCGCAGAAGTCCTTCAAGGCGTAAGCCCCGGTCAGCAGTTCGTTAAAATCGTTCATGATGAATTGGTTCGTGTCCTCGGTGGGGAAGCCGTGGAGCTTGATTTGAAGTCATCCGACGCGCGCCCAGCCATCGTGATGATGGTCGGGTTACAAGGTGCGGGTAAAACCACGACCTCTGCGAAACTCGCTCTTTATATTCGTCAAAAATATAAGAAAAAGCCGGGCCTCGTTCCGGCCGATGTTTATCGTCCTGCTGCGATTGAACAGTTGAAAACGCTCGGTGGAAATCTTGGTGTTCCGGTTTACCCGTCGCAAGCGTCACAAAAGCCAGAAGAGATTCTTGAAAAAGCTCTGGTTTGGGCTCGCGAAAACATGGTCGAAGTCTTGATTCTTGATACGGCTGGCCGGTCGCAAATTGATGATCAGCTGATGGGCGAACTTGATCGCTTAAAAGCATTGGCGAATCCGCGAGAAATACTTTTGGTTGCGGACGCGATGCTGGGGCAGCAGTCGGTTGCTGTTGCCGAAGGATTTCACGGTCGCCTGACGTTGTCGGGCTTGGTTCTTACTAAAATCGATGGTGATGCACGAGGTGGGGCTGCGCTTTCGATTCGAGAAACAACGGGGATTCCGGTAAAATTCTTAGGCGTCGGTGAAAAGTCGGACGCGCTTGAGGTCTTTCACCCTGATCGCTTGGCCTCACGAATTCTGGACATGGGCGATGTATTGAGTCTTGTCGAGCGCGCCCAAGAAGTTGTCGACGAAAAGACGGCCATGGAATCAGCGAAGAAAATTGCTAATAAGCAGTTTACGGTCGAGGACTTTTTGGCTCAGATGCAAATGATGAAAAAGCTGGGCGGGTTAGAAGGAATCATGGGGATGCTTCCTGGAATGGGGCAGGCCATGAAACAGCTTAAGGATCAAACGAAACCAGACGAAGAAATGCGCAGAATCGAAGCAATTATTCGGTCGATGACAAAGCAGGAACGCCAAGATCATCGGATTCTAAATGGCTCTCGGCGGGCTCGAATCGCTAAAGGTTCTGGCACGCAAGTCTCGGAAGTAAATAAATTCATTAAGAGTTTTGAACAAAGCCAAAAGGCCATGCAGCAGCTGATGAAAATGGGAATGGGCGGAGCCATGGGAAGCTTGATGGGTGGCGGAAAAGGCAAAGGCATGCCGCCGTTTCGCGGTCCAGGTGGTGGACGGTTTCCGTTCTAG